In the genome of Carya illinoinensis cultivar Pawnee chromosome 13, C.illinoinensisPawnee_v1, whole genome shotgun sequence, the window aagtttctaaaaataaaaactgtctattttttaaataaagcctTTTATTCTAAAGAataatgaaaaagaatgaaatttcaaaatgaaaagattaaCAAACCAAAAgaactaaaaacaaaataagattatcacaaaaaccctaaaaataaaaaatctaagtctttaaaaaaattataaatagaataagattaaaaaaaatagcaagggaactttaattactaaaataaaaaatgactttaaaaaactatataataAGACGAAAATAGAGCAAGCTGCCAAGCGCCACGACCCATCGACAAGTTGCTTATGGTGGCCATCGACAAGGTTGCTTATGTGGGTGCCGGGTGGCTCACACCCAAGCGTGCCACTATAATGGCCAAtttctttatgtttttattttttaaagaaaattaattttttgagtttttaaagtttttattaatagttttgtttcaaaaatttttatatttatttaattggaaCGAATTAAATAACATAAACTTAATTGTCCATTTTTTATTGATTAACATGTGAAATGATTtacaaaaaaaactattaaGATATCTATAAGAGAAATTATATCTGTAATTTTAAGGTATGCAagcattaattttaaaataaataaataaataaatctgagacttatataaaaaagttattttttaatgataaatctcatttttttttaaactagaaTATATAAAGTTTGTATATCTTtaaactgtatataatattatttaatatataaagtgattAAAATAAAGAATTCTTAAAAGATCAGTTTGTAATGTGTGAAAAATGAAATCTACTAAACTTTTTACAAAGTGGTGAACACGCAACAACTAATTCTACAATTAatcaaagagaaagaaaaatgttCGGTTTGATAGTagagttttaagatgaaatattaaaatattatattttaatattattattattttaagatttaaaaaaattaagaaaaaattgaattatttattatatattttttataaaaatttgagaaaattgtaattataagatgagaattttgagattcTGATAAAAATTCTAACGTGGCAAATCGAAGCAAAAACTTTGTAAGAGACCGTAGAAATTGGGGGACAAAAGTATGATTCTTTGAATAAATAAgctgaaatgaaaaataaacaaaaaaatcaagggGCATGATGCAACTTTTATTAGAAGTTcctccacaattttttttttttttttttttttttaatgagcaaAACTTCCTCCACACTTCGAATTTCGTAAGAACCAACTAATCCAAATTCCAATCCCATCTGCGATCTCAATGACATAAGGCAGACACGATTAGGGAATCTTAGCCGTCCATTCATATCCATAAATCCGACCGTCCATCCGTTTCTATCTGTGTCTATAAAAGGATCCCTAGGGGACCTTCCGAGCACTCCTTAAACGGTACCTTTGAAAGAAAACGGAAAGAGATTCGATTCCTCACAGCTTTCCAGATTTCTAGAGAGGGGGAATTAACCCTCTCAATTtctctgaaaattgaaaattttattggaaAATTAAGAGAGAGGTTCTCGAAATTAAGGTCGGAACCTGTGATTGAATAGATTTATAGGGTttcgatctcttcttcttcgCTCGTTCGTTTGTTTGTTCATTTGTCTGTAACTGCTTAATTTCGGATTCAATTTAACGGGCAAACAAGATTCTCATTCTAACTCTAATACACGATTGCGATCGTATACGTTGAAGAGTCCTAAAATCGTTAGGGTTTCGTTCGATTCAGTTCGTGGGAAAACGATGAACGATCAGTCTCAGAAGATGAATCAGCCGCCTCCGCAGATGTTGAACCAGATGATGAGCCAGCCTCCGCCTCCGCAGATTCAGATGATGGCTCAGTCCCAGGCTCAGCAATctcagatgatgatgatgaaccAGTCTAAGCAGCAACAGCAGCCTCTGCCGATGATGAACCGGGGATACAACAAAGTGTGGCCAGTACAGGCTTCTTTGGATTATCCTAACAAGAAGAAGTTTCAAAGCCCTTCTTCTTTGAAGCCCAATTACGTGTCGGGTTTAAAGCCTGGACGAAGCAATTGGAAAGGCAAGACGTCTGATAAGCGCAAGGATCCTAGAAGACTGGAAAAACCGATGCCAGTTCAAATGCCGATGCCGATGCCGATACCTAATACGGCGATGAACGGTCCAAGTAGTAGTGGGGGAGGGTATAAACCCCCGGCTCTTCACGAACTGCAGTCGCAGAATAGATTGAAAGCCCGGAAATTCTACCAGAAGAAGAAGTACAATAATAGGTTTGCGCCATACGCGCCTAGGAACACGACGTCGTTTATAATCAGGGCAAAGAAGGCTGGAGGCATTGCGGAGCTGGTGTCCCCATGTCCTGTGACGCCTGCTGTGCTCCCGACGCCGATATTCTCGCCCTCGAGGGAGGTGTTGGGGGATACGGCGAAAGAGGAGTGGGGTGTTGATGGGTATGGGTCGATGAAAGGGTTGATTCGACTGAGGTCGCCTGGGAATGAGCATGACGAAGAGGAGGAAGACGAGAATGGTGGGTCGAGTGATAGTGATGTAGAGGAGCACGTGGAAGTGGAGAGGAGGTTGGACCATGATCTGAGTCGATTCGAAATGATATACCCGAACTACAGTGGGGTTGAGTACAATAATGTGTTGGAGAATAGGGTAGATGATCAGGATTCGCATATAGCGCAGTTGGAGGAGGAGAATTTGACGTTGAAGGAGAGGCTTTTCCTGATGGAGAGAGAGCTGGGAGACCTGAGGAGGAGGTTGCAATTTCTCGAGAGACAAAATCAAGTGGTGGTGGATATGAATGAGGAGGTGGTGGAGAATGGGTCTGAAAACGAAAGCGAGGGTGGGTCGGATGCACCGGCTTCAATGGGTTGCGAGAATAATGTGGACATGATGGAGTATGTATCTGGAAGTGGAGCGAAGGGAAGAAATGCTGACGATGACATCGATGGGGCATCGGATAACGAGGCTGTAGGGGCTGTTTGTatggaagagtttgaagaaaGGAACGAGATTGTAACGAAACAAGTAATTGCAGATGGAAAAAACACCGAGTGTGgaggaattgtgaaggaaaatgTGATAAAGGATGAGGAGACGAGAACTGATTTTGTAACGGATGAAGTCATTGCAGTGAAGAATGAAGAACCAAGGAATGAGTCCGTACCAGATGAAGCAGAAATAgcgaaggagaaggagaaggagaaggagttCAAAGTTGAAACGGTTACTTATGATTTGGCATCGAAAGATGTGATGGCTTCGGTGAACGATGGGACCAGGATGAAAATGGCAAGGAATGAGATTGCGGAGAAGAACGAGTTCACGAATGAGGAACAAAGGAATGTGTGCTCAGAGAAGAGCATTGGCGACGGTGACTAATTTGTCCCGCGTTAATGTAAGTAGCTTCTCTGAACAGATATTTCTCGAGAACATATAATTTACTGTCTTTGATTTGCGCAACATATGGATATGAGATAAAGTAGACGTAGGTTATTAGTTTCCTTGTTTGTAGGTTTGTGTATTGCTGGTCTGATGAGGAGAAGACAGAGAACTGCATTGTTCTCTCATATCTTCCATCATTCCTCAAAATAACATCTTTAGGGTTAAGTTCTACTTTCTtagttcttttcttctttcgtaTGTTGCAAGGCTAAAGCtgtatgtttatatattattacttttatttttaaagaaccTGTGAATTTGTACGGTAAATCTGATGACTATTATGTGCTAGTACTTCTCTGTTTCTTCCATAAACACCCATTATATACTGTGTGGGGTCTAGTGCTTGAATTGAACTGAGATATACTACTTCTCTTTAAGTCTCTGTTCGGGCTGCTGTTGCAGGTTTTCTGCAttgtgattattattatttttgtttatttttgcaaATACCAATTAAATTGCTGTTTGCTCGCTTCTAAAGAAAATCTCACAATTACTCTGCAAGGCTGTCTATCCTGTATGGTAGTTAAGCGCGAGGAACTCAAGCAAAGTGTCCATCTGCCATAAATTTGCAACAACCCATAGATAAAATAAGCCACATCTAAGCTTATGCTTCAAAAGGACCTGTCAAAGTTACAATTAGAGATCCTTGAAAACATTATAAAGGGCAAGAACTTCTTCCCGAGTTCCGTGGAATCTCGTTCACTGCCCTCTCATCTTAAATTTGTGGTCTTAATTGGATTGTGTGAGATATATCATTTTGATGGACTCTGCCCCTCTGATAAACCAGTGGATTTTGGCAGAGGATATGGTTGGCTAGTATGCTGGAGTCTGCTAGTTGTTGGGCTTAAAATTCATTAAAGAGGTGCATTAGGCTCTGCAGTTCCTTCTTTTTGAGGGAGTGAAGGACTTGAATTTGATGGACTGGCTGCAGTTGTTTTGCGAAGTTTTCTTTCTTAACATTTTGGTGTTTCATTGGAAGTCTAGCTTATTACTGGATTGTGTGAGATATCAATTTGGCGGCCGTATTTTTTCTTGCTAATAATATGAGTTTGCTCTGATATACTAGCAGACAGTAGAGTTCAGAGGCCTTCTGCATAGTTTATTATTGATTTGCACTTCATGgtttattgaataatttttgaagTGTGATACCGATAATTCACTCGATGCTGTGTGCGTGTCGAACAACTCCTGTTAATCTCTTTAATTGTTTGTTTTAAATTGTACAGTAACAGTGATGCCACGATCGTTGATGCAACAGACGGACATGCAAAGATAATTAAGGCTTGGTTTGGCTACACAAATCTCTCAAATCATTTAACCACCATTCAAACATGAACACtttacaatttcaaatttttagctttttcatctaattattacctaatcattacgacttttgcaaatttctaaataaaacacaaaaaacaattcaactttgtcaaactccaaaacaaaactaatagtaaaaatttatattctaacctttttaaattttataatttttttattcaacttttttctctctgattttccaaaacttcataaaacatttcaactcaaatcatttcgctactatttacaaaatatcatttcatctgtgtaaccaaacgagacttAAATTAgtgttatctcttgtatacttcatgGGTATTTGGATGCACCACcccatttgtttttaaaaaattaattttacttatCCCAAAAttaggaaggggggggggggggaagaaagTTTTCACTGAATTGGTTAGGGAATCTCATATCTTTCTTGAGGCTGAGAATTTTGTCCCGGGTCAATCAGAGGTTTGGCTTGTACAAGTCCCTTTCCATCGTGATATTTTCCATCCGAGAGAAGATTGTTGAGTTCTTAATCAGATCCAAAAGTTTAAAAGGTCAATTCGGGAAAGGAAGATCAACTAACCAACCAAAGTAGAGGACCTTCTTGACATGGGAACCAAGCATGGTGAGGAATGTCATCTTTTAAGATGCTATTGGCCAGTAACCACTCACTCGCAGACTGCTTGGGCtccatgtttcaagttcattaTCTCAAGTGATGCGCCTTAttgaaaaagcaaaaaagaagAATTTTCTCTATCCACTTTCCGTAACTACTTCTTTCTGTCTCTCATCTCTGAGGAGTGAATTAGAATAAAGAAGACAGTCAATATTGCTTTTCTAGACCACTagtttatatattatttgttgcTAGGATCCTAGAGCAacataatacattttttttggaTCTTTGTGAGTTTGGGTCCATGTATttatatgcatgcatcatttgGGTATTTGTTCCTGGTAGGTGGAGCTGTGCTAGTCAAGGTAGAAAACTCTTTATGCCAGTGTATAATTGCTGTTAAGCTTAATTTTTACCTATAAATGTGACAGATCAAAACCAAATTTTAGCTATAAATATGTACAAGTCCTGTGCAGTGATTCTTACAAACTACTGTCGAatcatttattctttatataatcaCACTATTATATACATCCAGTGTATCACTGTCTGCAATGCATTTGGGGTAGCACTAAATTTAGCAACACCCGCCCTTCAGCATCACTCTTATGCCCACAAGGAACTGCTATCATCAATGTTTAGCTGACTATAAAGTGTTGACTAGAGTAATtagaattcattattaaaaatgtGGCATGCAGGCAATGACTGGTTATATGAATTGGTAATCTGAGTTTGAAGTATAAGCGTGTTGCAGGACAAGCACATTTTCACAATAGAGGTGGATCATTGCTTTGAAACCTCGATTCGGAAGTTTCTTGGATCATTGTTGTTTCTGGCTTATGCAGGTAGTGAGTGGCATGAGGAATAAACTCTCATGGGGATGAGTTCTTAGCAAAGTGTGTGGAGGTAgtgtttccttttatttctttattatttgctttgtaaattaaattttgccctttttgtttctattttctggTCTGCCTGTGCTAATGAAACCCATACCATGGATGAAAGGATGGTTCATTCTTGGGTGAATAAATAGTACCGCCATGGGTATACCACAACTTCAAGATCAATCGGTTTAAGGACAGAGTTCTCCGCCAAACTGGGTTGGAGGAAGGGTTGGAGGACACGCAAGTGCTCAAGGGACATGCCAATTTTTAAACTGGGTTGGAGGATAACTCTATCCCCCATTTAATTGAGTAGCTGATAGTCACGGCATAGATCTTGTTCCCTGCTCTCGGTTTTTAGCTTGAACTGGGACAGAAATGGAAAAGATTATGTCCTCTCCCATTGTTTGAAATGTGGAGGTTCATAACTCGTCACCTGTTAGCTCTAGCTGTGTTAGCCATGCTATTGATTGAACATGGAAAGACTATCTTTCTCCCTATGGAGGTACTGCCATGGGGTAGACCACAACTTTgagatcaaccccattttattATGGCGCAACAGGCATGGTGTAGATCTGTTCCCTGCTCTGTGGTTTGACCAAAACTGGGACCTGAATTGGAAAAGCTGAGTGTTCTCTACTGATTTTCCATGGGAACCCTATCTTACTCCATATGGAGGTGCTGCGTGCACATAGAGGTGTGAGTAGAGGAAGCCTCAAAAAGCTGGCATGATGATTAGACGTATTACGCTAGTTGATTTTTCATCATTCCAACTCATCTGGTTAAATTATACTTGCGGTATTGTTTTGTCAACTTAGGCTTCATGGGGAGTGCCTCTGTTATATTATCTTCCTGCCCCTGCTGCTAGCTAGTGCCTCTTCTAAGTACGTCTATGGATGTGGATTGTTTGTTGCAGCTCTGAggctcttttcaaattttttgctCTTTAGGTTTATTGATTATGCAAGTACATGAACATTACTCATCAATACACCATCAAATTTAATTGCTAGCCTTGGAACAGAATCAATTATGGCGTGTCGAGCATCATGTAACAGGAGGTAAGATCTGACGAAATAAGGTAGTTTTGACCTGGAAAAACTCGTGCTGCAAATTAAGCAGCACGGGTCATTCGTGTATAGCACTTCGCTTTTCAGTTTAATCTACCATATCTGTTTCTGATATGAAAAGTactaaaaaaatgtcttttatttatttattttttttttttttttatgaaaactaATTTTTACCATGTAACGTGGAGCTTGGGAGCATAAACGCTAGTTCATCAGGCTCGAACACAGTTTTGCCTCGTTCTTTCTAGTTTGGCGTAAGACATGAGGGCTATCTTCTCTTACTAGTGATGTTATCGTTGCAGGGTTCATCGATAGCAAGGGACTAAGatctcgtttggttacatagatgagatgaaaaatttatgaatagtagttaaatagtttgtgaaataatagtgaagtagcttgaattaaaatgttttatgggattttagaaaatgaaagaaaaagttgaataaaaatattatgaaattaaaatattattaaaatattatttttttaatattatttttatttagggatttgaaaaaggtgaattatttttgtattttgtttgaaagttaggaaaaattgtaattattagatgaaaaagttgaagttgaaaatgtatgtatttaaatgttgagATGAAATGTGATGGAATGGGTTGAGACCATATGTGAAACCAAACTGGGTGTACTTAGGCAGCTAAAACTCTTTTTCTAAGAAGTAATAAAAATTCATAAGGAAAAAAGAATTTGACTACAAACCGGTTGTATGAAAGAGACACCTATCTAGATGGACTTGGTAAAACTCTCAAAGGTGATGAATGAATTAGATTTATCAAGTGTAAACTTTTAGGGTCTTCTTTAGGTAGATAATTGAGCTTGACAATCTCTCTTAGCTTCACTTTTTAGTGTTATAGcctttctcaaaaataaaaagagttttatcacatacaagtaaagtcgtgtactaatctgcgtaccaatattaatttctttatacttaaattttaaattagcactgtttttaataaaatttactttttatctaatcaCAATAGATTAGtgtacatattagtgcacaattatgcttgcaactaaattttttcaaatagaaatagaaatagaaaaaaagttATCAATATCTGGTTTTTGGCACAGATAGCATATGCCATTCTTATACTTGGGACAATCAACGGGAAAGCAAGAGTTTCAAACTACCCATGTAGCTCATGCCCATGGTACCACTATCTCCACTATAATTCTTAGACGACGAGCCTTTTGGACTATGAACTTGCGGCAGATTGTGCCATCAAAAATTCCCTATTTCATGACGCATGAAGAGGAGCACCAATTCATCTAATAAGTTTGAGAAAGGACTTGGATCGAATTTTGCGTATGAGTTTGCTCGATTACAAGCACATGTATCTTTTGTCCTCAGCATGCAGAGGAAGGGCGGGCAGTCAAACAATGATGCACCTTGTTGCACTAGACATATGTAGTGCATGTAGAGACCAATAAAAAGGGGACGTGGACTTAATAATAATCTTTAGTCAAATAACACAACCAGTTGAGATCGTGAGGTTGGAGTTTGCATGCGAGAATGGTGTGGAAAATTCTCTATATATGATTATTGTTTGTCGTCGTCGTTTCTAGAAGAGATTCAGAGTTTATGACATCTGTTTTTTCATTAATTCAGAAGGTAATTAATCAAAGGTTCCTACTTGGATTGTGAAGAAGGAAGGAATTGAAATATTGTAAGTATTTGGTATGAAGATTGATGTATGGGCGGATGATATCCATTGATGCAGCTTCtaattgaattgaatttgatgattcaATATCATGTCTTTAGAGAAGTGaatagtattaattgcagattCTATGCTACAGAGGGTGCAGCTGAGCTGGTGTTACAAGCATTTTCCAAGACTCTCCCGAGCTtcttttaacaatatatatccTCTAATGTTTTTTACATTTGAATAGTTAGGTTTGGATACAAAGATAGTTTCAGtttatctcatttcaacattataattttctcaaattttcacataaaatataataaataatttaattttttcaaattttaaaataataataatattcaaaaataatattataacaatatcttattcaattttcaacttttatctaaaaccatctcattttatctcactatATATCCAAATGCTACCTAATTCTACTTATTATCCCTATACACAACAcacaatatttcttttaatttcttttttcatttttcccatAACAAGTATATGGTATATAAATGATAAGTTGaacaattcaattattttaataagaataaaataaaataaaaaattaagaaaaaattttaaaagaaaaatgatatttgcagtcgtggaaTGAGAAAGCGCCgcacaatcactttgaaaaaagtgagtaaatgtGAGATCCACAtgataagaaattaatttttagtaatgagttactcttttaaaaaaaaatgtgcggCGCTTGCAGTTGATGATTGGCATTGCCCAACATTATacattgatttttaaataaaatttttcattttgatgtgATAACCAAactaatgcatatatatatatatatatataaaattcatttctcgAAACTTT includes:
- the LOC122291861 gene encoding uncharacterized protein LOC122291861: MNDQSQKMNQPPPQMLNQMMSQPPPPQIQMMAQSQAQQSQMMMMNQSKQQQQPLPMMNRGYNKVWPVQASLDYPNKKKFQSPSSLKPNYVSGLKPGRSNWKGKTSDKRKDPRRLEKPMPVQMPMPMPIPNTAMNGPSSSGGGYKPPALHELQSQNRLKARKFYQKKKYNNRFAPYAPRNTTSFIIRAKKAGGIAELVSPCPVTPAVLPTPIFSPSREVLGDTAKEEWGVDGYGSMKGLIRLRSPGNEHDEEEEDENGGSSDSDVEEHVEVERRLDHDLSRFEMIYPNYSGVEYNNVLENRVDDQDSHIAQLEEENLTLKERLFLMERELGDLRRRLQFLERQNQVVVDMNEEVVENGSENESEGGSDAPASMGCENNVDMMEYVSGSGAKGRNADDDIDGASDNEAVGAVCMEEFEERNEIVTKQVIADGKNTECGGIVKENVIKDEETRTDFVTDEVIAVKNEEPRNESVPDEAEIAKEKEKEKEFKVETVTYDLASKDVMASVNDGTRMKMARNEIAEKNEFTNEEQRNVCSEKSIGDGD